In Elusimicrobiaceae bacterium, one DNA window encodes the following:
- the rpmJ gene encoding 50S ribosomal protein L36, with amino-acid sequence MKVRASVKKICQKCKIIKRNGVVRVVCEVAKHKQRQG; translated from the coding sequence ATGAAAGTTAGAGCCAGTGTAAAAAAGATATGCCAAAAGTGCAAAATCATTAAGCGCAACGGCGTAGTACGTGTAGTGTGCGAAGTTGCTAAACACAAACAACGCCAAGGTTAA
- a CDS encoding DNA-directed RNA polymerase subunit alpha — protein MAFNELVLPQKIQLDEKTASEYYGKFTAEPYESGYGHTVGNSLRRILLSGMEGAAVTAVRIAGAVHEFSTLPNVREDVINILLNLKHLRIKMDNKNREYVTLSAAKPGPVTAADIEEVDGVSIVNKDLQLATLEVGGSIEMEIEISRGKGYVPAEDLAKIQRPAGFIPVDALFSPIVKVHYDVEPARVGQKTDYDRLILEITTDGTLEPARALHRAAVLLSGSLHIFTIEGEEPGTVAVSTASDEQEPISATGSVSGATPVNSKLDEVLNQSIEFIELSSRSINCLKSEQVLTVRDLVKMTEDDLKMIKNFGAKSMDEIKERLAEMNLSLGMKI, from the coding sequence ATGGCTTTTAATGAATTAGTTCTTCCCCAAAAAATTCAGTTGGACGAAAAAACCGCTTCTGAGTATTACGGCAAATTTACGGCCGAACCTTATGAAAGCGGCTATGGCCACACGGTTGGTAATTCCTTGCGCCGCATCTTGCTTTCCGGTATGGAAGGCGCTGCCGTAACAGCGGTGCGCATTGCCGGAGCCGTGCACGAATTCAGCACCTTGCCCAATGTACGGGAAGACGTCATCAACATCTTGCTCAATTTGAAACATTTGCGCATTAAGATGGATAACAAAAACCGCGAATATGTTACCTTAAGCGCCGCTAAACCCGGCCCGGTAACCGCTGCTGACATTGAAGAAGTAGATGGTGTCAGCATCGTAAATAAAGATTTGCAGTTGGCCACGTTGGAAGTGGGCGGCAGCATTGAAATGGAAATTGAAATTTCCCGCGGTAAAGGTTATGTGCCTGCTGAAGATTTGGCAAAGATTCAACGCCCGGCCGGTTTTATTCCGGTGGATGCGTTGTTCTCTCCCATCGTCAAAGTGCACTATGACGTTGAACCGGCCCGCGTCGGACAAAAAACCGACTATGACCGCTTGATTTTGGAAATCACCACTGACGGCACCTTAGAGCCGGCCCGTGCTTTGCATCGTGCCGCGGTGTTGCTCTCTGGTTCCTTGCATATTTTCACCATTGAAGGTGAAGAACCGGGCACGGTAGCCGTAAGCACCGCTTCCGATGAGCAAGAACCGATTTCCGCTACCGGCAGTGTCAGCGGCGCTACGCCCGTCAACTCCAAACTTGACGAAGTGCTTAACCAATCTATTGAATTCATTGAGCTCTCTTCCCGCTCCATCAATTGCTTAAAATCCGAACAAGTACTCACCGTTCGCGATTTGGTAAAAATGACGGAAGATGACTTGAAAATGATCAAAAATTTCGGTGCCAAATCCATGGACGAAATTAAAGAAAGATTGGCCGAGATGAATTTGTCTCTGGGCATGAAAATTTAG
- the map gene encoding type I methionyl aminopeptidase, which yields MIEVKNEHEIKLMRNAGKVTAAVLAKMKEVAQPGISTLDLDAIAEKTIRSFGAIPLFLGYGGFPGSICASVNEEIVHGIPKKDKILKSGDIISIDTGAKLDGFCSDAAITLGIGKVSDEAQRLMDITKKSLYKAIGQVKPGNRLGDIGWAVETFAQLHGMGVVRDYCGHGIGRNMHEEPSIPNFGERGTGPVLQEGMVLAIEPMLTAGTWRVRQLSDGWTVVTRDGSLAAHFEHTVAVTAHGSEVLTAFE from the coding sequence ATGATAGAAGTAAAAAACGAGCACGAAATTAAACTGATGAGAAATGCGGGTAAGGTGACCGCAGCGGTGCTTGCTAAAATGAAGGAAGTGGCCCAGCCGGGTATTTCCACCTTAGATTTGGACGCAATAGCCGAAAAAACGATTCGTTCCTTCGGAGCGATACCGCTTTTTTTGGGTTATGGCGGTTTTCCGGGCAGTATTTGTGCGTCGGTAAATGAAGAAATCGTGCACGGAATCCCCAAAAAAGATAAAATATTAAAGAGTGGTGATATTATCAGTATCGATACAGGAGCCAAGCTTGACGGTTTCTGTTCGGACGCCGCGATCACACTCGGCATCGGGAAAGTTTCTGATGAAGCCCAGAGACTGATGGACATTACCAAAAAGTCTCTTTATAAGGCAATCGGGCAAGTCAAACCGGGCAACCGTTTAGGAGATATCGGTTGGGCGGTGGAAACTTTTGCGCAGCTTCATGGTATGGGCGTTGTCCGTGATTATTGCGGGCACGGCATTGGCCGCAACATGCATGAGGAACCTTCTATTCCGAATTTTGGAGAGAGAGGGACCGGCCCTGTTTTACAGGAAGGCATGGTGCTTGCCATTGAACCTATGCTTACAGCGGGAACATGGAGAGTCAGGCAGCTTAGTGACGGTTGGACGGTGGTCACGCGGGACGGCAGTTTAGCGGCCCACTTTGAACATACGGTAGCAGTCACAGCTCACGGCAGTGAAGTTCTTACTGCTTTTGAATGA
- the infA gene encoding translation initiation factor IF-1, which yields MSDKIEVEGKVLESLPNAMFKIEIPGGKVVLGHISGKMRVHHIRILPGDKVKLELSPYDLTKGRITYREK from the coding sequence ATGAGCGATAAAATAGAAGTAGAAGGCAAAGTCTTGGAATCCTTGCCCAACGCAATGTTCAAAATTGAAATTCCGGGCGGCAAAGTGGTTCTGGGCCACATATCCGGGAAAATGAGAGTTCATCATATAAGAATTCTGCCCGGCGACAAAGTGAAGTTGGAGTTGTCCCCGTACGATTTGACCAAAGGCAGAATCACTTATAGGGAGAAATAA
- the rpsD gene encoding 30S ribosomal protein S4: protein MSRNTEASCKKCRKLDCKLFLKGTKCYTNCVIDKLAATKVRGAKGAGKVRRTKLSEYGISLQEKQKARFQSGMSEIPFRNMFDKASKLQGQTGENFLRLLETRLDNIVRRLGFAVSLKTARQIVLHGYVTVNGKAVNVPSFQVKPGDKVALSSALAENTQVKQGLLETEKRNQRPSFLEFDAEKMTGKLLRWPDRAEMSYPVNEQLIVEYYSK, encoded by the coding sequence ATGTCCAGAAATACTGAAGCTAGCTGCAAAAAATGCAGAAAATTAGATTGCAAATTGTTCCTGAAAGGTACCAAATGCTACACCAACTGCGTCATTGACAAGTTGGCCGCCACCAAAGTTCGCGGTGCAAAAGGCGCCGGCAAAGTCCGCCGTACCAAATTGTCCGAATATGGTATCAGCTTGCAGGAAAAACAAAAAGCCCGTTTTCAGTCTGGTATGTCTGAAATTCCGTTCCGCAATATGTTCGACAAAGCTTCCAAATTGCAAGGTCAAACCGGTGAAAACTTCTTGCGCTTATTGGAAACCCGCTTGGATAACATCGTGCGCCGCTTAGGCTTTGCGGTATCTTTGAAAACCGCCCGCCAAATCGTCTTGCACGGCTATGTAACGGTAAACGGAAAAGCAGTCAACGTACCTTCTTTCCAAGTCAAACCCGGCGACAAAGTAGCTTTAAGCAGCGCTTTGGCCGAAAACACCCAAGTAAAACAAGGCTTGTTGGAAACCGAAAAACGCAACCAACGCCCCAGCTTCTTGGAATTTGATGCGGAGAAAATGACTGGCAAACTTTTGAGATGGCCCGACAGAGCGGAAATGTCCTACCCTGTCAATGAGCAGCTCATCGTAGAATACTATTCTAAATAG
- the rpsK gene encoding 30S ribosomal protein S11 — MAEEKVTKTASAAPAAKGKKKNAKAPAFGVVHIYCSFNNTIVTVSDDKGNTIAWSTAGSHGFKGTKKSTPFAAQITCNKAAEKAVALGMREVAVKVCGPGQGRETAVRAVQQAGLTVSSIKDVTPIPHNGCRPPKARRV; from the coding sequence ATGGCAGAAGAAAAAGTAACGAAAACCGCCTCTGCTGCTCCTGCGGCAAAAGGCAAAAAGAAAAACGCCAAAGCTCCTGCGTTCGGCGTGGTGCATATTTATTGTTCTTTCAATAACACCATCGTAACCGTCAGCGACGACAAAGGCAACACCATTGCTTGGTCCACCGCCGGTTCCCATGGTTTTAAAGGCACCAAAAAGAGCACTCCGTTCGCCGCTCAAATTACCTGCAACAAAGCTGCTGAAAAAGCCGTTGCCTTGGGTATGCGCGAAGTAGCCGTAAAAGTTTGCGGCCCCGGTCAGGGACGTGAAACCGCTGTACGTGCCGTACAACAAGCCGGCCTTACGGTTTCCTCTATCAAAGACGTGACCCCCATCCCGCACAACGGATGCAGACCCCCTAAAGCCCGGAGAGTATAA
- a CDS encoding nucleoside monophosphate kinase, with protein MDIVLMGAPGAGKGTQAYKLEKELDYKHISTGDVLRAEIASGSEEGKEIAEIINEGNLISDEMMLSILKKTVEKTPKPIIFDGFPRTVRQAEMLKDMLAELGRTLSKAIVITLPEDTVVQRLSARKQCRLPNGSVKQIGPNFSLQQCQEQEGEIFTRPDDTPEHVLHRLAVYHEQTEPIILFYQRANLYAEVNGDQEPEKVFEELLTVVKA; from the coding sequence ATGGATATTGTATTAATGGGGGCTCCCGGAGCCGGAAAAGGAACGCAAGCGTATAAGTTAGAAAAAGAGTTGGATTATAAACATATTTCTACCGGAGACGTGTTGCGCGCTGAAATTGCATCCGGAAGCGAAGAAGGGAAAGAAATCGCTGAAATTATTAATGAGGGGAATTTGATTTCTGATGAAATGATGTTGTCTATTCTGAAGAAAACAGTAGAAAAAACCCCCAAGCCGATTATTTTTGATGGTTTTCCTCGCACCGTTAGACAAGCCGAAATGTTGAAAGATATGTTGGCAGAGTTGGGGCGCACCTTAAGCAAAGCCATTGTGATTACTTTGCCGGAAGATACAGTGGTGCAACGTCTTTCTGCTCGCAAACAATGTCGTTTACCAAACGGTAGTGTAAAACAAATCGGACCCAATTTTTCCTTACAACAGTGCCAAGAACAAGAGGGAGAGATTTTCACTCGTCCGGATGATACGCCGGAGCATGTCTTGCACCGTTTAGCCGTTTACCATGAACAAACCGAGCCTATTATTTTGTTCTATCAAAGAGCAAATTTATATGCGGAAGTAAACGGTGATCAAGAACCGGAAAAAGTGTTTGAAGAACTTTTAACGGTAGTTAAGGCTTAA
- the rpsM gene encoding 30S ribosomal protein S13, translating to MARVAGIDLPKNKRIDVALEYIYGIGKKNAKEVLAKLEGQIDPATRVKDLTEQQAGLLNTILQKEYKVEGELRREVAQNIHRFIEIGSYKGQRHRRNLPVRGQRTKTNSRTRRGRRKTVGSKSK from the coding sequence ATGGCTAGAGTCGCAGGTATTGATTTACCGAAAAATAAAAGAATTGATGTAGCGTTGGAATACATCTATGGTATTGGCAAAAAGAATGCGAAAGAAGTGCTCGCTAAATTGGAAGGCCAAATTGACCCCGCTACCAGAGTAAAAGACCTCACCGAACAACAGGCCGGTCTTTTAAACACCATCTTGCAAAAAGAATACAAGGTGGAAGGTGAATTGCGCAGAGAAGTAGCCCAAAACATTCACCGCTTTATTGAAATTGGTTCGTACAAAGGCCAACGCCATCGCAGAAATCTGCCGGTACGTGGTCAACGCACCAAAACCAATAGCAGAACCCGCCGCGGAAGAAGAAAAACCGTCGGTTCTAAGTCTAAATAA